The Quercus robur chromosome 7, dhQueRobu3.1, whole genome shotgun sequence genome has a segment encoding these proteins:
- the LOC126692737 gene encoding disease resistance protein RPV1-like isoform X1 — MAFLATENASSSSSSPIPPSSTPGCKYEYDVFLSFRGTDTRNNFTDHLYDRLKQEGIFTFRDDEGLEQGTEMNSGLLRAIDESKIAVVVLSKQYASSSWCLIELAKIVECMNKKKLTVLSVFHYVDPSDVRYQNGSFAEAFAKHENRFNDDDVKTWRAALTEVANLSGWHLKDNSESEVIKKIIQRISSELDHEVPFVSEHLVGMDSRVKEMLDLCFGERLNCVRLVGICGMGGIGKTALAREIYNRIFRNFEASSFIANVREESESQRLVSLQNNLLSKILMGTEKKISDVEEGKKILRNRLCNKKVLIVLDDVNDDKQLKALVGKDWFGLGSIIIVTSRDSHLLKTYWDGVIDIYIAKELNHDEAMELFSLKAFKKPHLEENYVDLSIYFVNYANGLPLALRVLGSSLFGKTLDVWRSARDKLEAKPNRDIMDVLELSVVGLDDTQRDLFLDIAFLFKDMANYRIRDTLESLGHYTYDIDVLQDKSLITITSNGALWMHDLLKEMGQDIVRRESLEEPGKRSRLWSYKDVLHVLTSNVGTKVVKGIMLNMPIEAVERLSAEAFTKMKNLRFLKIGYVHPSQDLIGGPIQLPQGLSYLSNELRIIDWCGYPLKSMPTSFQPNKLVELRMHNSEIKQLWKGIMILNELKLINLSDSQNLIEIPDLSGVPKLKQLIIQRCTRLYKIHASLGDLKRLIQLDLNGCKCLESLPHKINLEALETLILSGCSRLKKFPEVVGNMSCLSKLSLNGTAITGLPLSIEHLIGLTKLDIRDCKNLSSLPNGCYSSMSLKSLDLFGCSKLVKLPENLGNIETLVELDVSGTAITGLPLSIEHLIGLTILDIRNCKNLSSLLNGCYSSMSLKSLNLSGCSKLVKLPENLGNIKTLKKLDVSGTAITGLPLSIEHLIGLTKLDIRDCKNLSSLPNGCYSSMSLKSLNLSGCSKLVKLPENLGNIKTLKELDVSGTAITGLPLSIEHLIGLTKLDIRDCKNLSSLPNGCYSLMSLKSLNLSGCSTLVKLSENLGNIKTLKELDVSGIAITGLPLSIGHLIGLTKLDLRDCKNLSSLPNSCYSLMSLKSLNLSGCSKLVKLPENLGNIKTLKELDVSGTAITGLPLSIENLIGLTKLDLRDCKNLSSLPNSCYSSMSLRTLNLSGCSKLDELPENLGKIESLEELDLGGTAITGLPSSVVHLKNLKVVSLCGCVGLSSNKLTRFSLMQPRRSPDPMSTLERSLIGLCSLTKLDLSYCNVQTIPKVLGCLSSLESLNLRGNNFVCLPESIVQLSNLRWLYMGGCTHLRMLPKLPLNIEYIDVTKCTSLETLSLRPENDFRGGLRLLNCDKLIKNQGYGDLVSTMLRPYIINTQGYCEKDMEDSYVMIPGSEIPKWFSHQNVGALVSLQVPSDLLCNKFIGIAVCAVFVFRQHHPLHQLHIDDFGHMIGTHYLKVFVGGIEQMSLILSEEFGKIESYQLCLVYFPSTYFEPDWEEILNEVDANGFSQIEVKFEPKGPGLEVTKCGAHLYLGETLKT, encoded by the exons ATGGCTTTTCTGGCCACAGAAAAcgcctcctcctcctcctcctcaccTATTCCTCCTTCTTCTACCCCTGGATGCAAATACGAATACGACGTGTTTCTCAGTTTCAGAGGCACCGACACCCGCAACAATTTCACGGACCATCTTTACGATAGGTTGAAGCAAGAAGGCATATTCACATTTAGGGACGATGAGGGACTCGAGCAAGGAACAGAGATGAACTCAGGGCTCCTGAGAGCAATAGATGAATCGAAAATCGCTGTTGTCGTTCTATCCAAACAATACGCTTCGTCGAGTTGGTGTTTGATCGAACTAGCAAAGATCGTCGAGTGCATGAATAAGAAGAAGCTGACAGTCCTTTCTGTGTTCCACTATGTGGATCCTAGTGATGTCAGGTATCAGAATGGGTCTTTCGCGGAAGCTTTTGCAAAACATGAAAATCGATTCAACGATGATGATGTGAAGACTTGGAGAGCAGCCTTGACAGAAGTTGCCAATCTCTCTGGATGGCATCTAAAGGATAA TTCTGAATCAGaagttatcaaaaaaatcattcaaagaATAAGTAGTGAGTTGGATCATGAAGTCCCATTTGTTTCTGAGCACCTCGTTGGAATGGACTCCCGTGTGAAGGAAATGTTGGATTTATGCTTCGGTGAAAGGTTGAATTGTGTCCGCTTAGTTGGGATTTGTGGTATGGGTGGAATCGGTAAAACAGCTCTTGCCCGAGaaatttataatagaatttttcGTAATTTTGAAGCCAGTAGTTTTATTGCTAATGTTAGAGAAGAGTCTGAAAGTCAACGTCTAGTTTCTTTACAGAACAATCTTCTTTCTAAGATCCTCATgggaacagaaaaaaaaatttcagatgttgaggagggaaagaaaattctaagGAATAGACTCTGCAATAAGAAGGTTCTTattgttcttgatgatgtgAATGATGATAAACAACTAAAAGCATTAGTTGGGAAGGATTGGTTTGGTCTAGGGAGTATAATCATTGTAACAAGTAGAGATAGTCATTTGTTGAAAACCTATTGGGATGGggtgattgatatatatatagctaaGGAGCTGAATCATGATGAAGCAATGGAGCTTTTTAGTTTGAAGGCTTTTAAGAAACCTCATCTTGAAGAAAATTATGTGGATTTGTCTATATATTTTGTGAATTACGCTAACGGCCTTCCTTTAGCTCTTAGAGTTTTAGGTTCTTCATTATTTGGTAAAACACTTGATGTATGGAGAAGTGCTCGAGATAAATTAGAAGCAAAACCTAATAGAGACATTATGGATGTACTTGAATTGAGTGTTGTTGGGCTTGACGATACACAAAGAGATTTGTTTTTAGATATTGCATTTCTCTTTAAAGACATGGCCAACTATCGCATAAGAGATACTCTAGAAAGTTTAGGTCACTATACCTACGATATTGATGTTCTTCAGGACAAATCTCTTATAACCATTACTTCAAATGGAGCTCTTtggatgcatgatttgcttaaagaAATGGGTCAAGACATTGTTCGTCGTGAATCCCTTGAAGAGCCTGGTAAACGTAGTAGGTTATGGAGTTATAAGGATGTCCTACATGTGTTGACAAGTAATGTT GGAACAAAGGTAGTTAAAGGCATAATGCTAAACATGCCTATTGAAGCAGTGGAACGCTTGAGCGCTGAAGCCTTCACAAAGatgaaaaatttgagatttcttAAAATTGGTTATGTGCATCCTTCACAAGACCTCATTGGAGGTCCTATCCAACTTCCACAAGGTCTCAGTTATCTTTCTAACGAGTTACGCATAATAGATTGGTGTGGATATCCTTTAAAATCCATGCCAACCagttttcaaccaaacaaacttGTTGAACTAAGAATGCATAACAGTGAAATCAAACAACTATGGAAAGGAATTATG attttaaatgagttaaaaCTCATTAACCTCAGTGATTCTCAAAACTTGATTGAGATCCCGGACCTTAGTGGAGTCCCAAAGCTTAAGCAATTGATCATCCAACGTTGTACAAGACTCTATAAGATACATGCATCTCTTGGAGATCTCAAAAGGCTTATTCAATTGGATTTGAATGGTTGTAAATGTCTCGAAAGCCTTCCTCACAAGATCAACTTGGAAGCTCTTgaaactttaattctttctggTTGTTCAAGACTAAAGAAGTTTCCAGAGGTTGTGGGAAATATGTCATGTTTGTCAAAACTCTCTTTGAATGGGACTGCTATAACGGGGCTACCATTATCAATTGAGCATTTAATTGGCCTTACTAAATTGGATATAAGAGACTGCAAAAACCTTTCAAGTCTTCCGAATGGTTGTTATAGTTCAATGTCTCTAAAAAGTCTCGATTTATTTGGTTGCTCAAAACTTGTTAAACTGCCAGAGAATTTGGGGAATATCGAAACTCTGGTGGAGTTAGACGTGAGTGGAACTGCTATAACGGGGCTACCATTATCAATTGAGCATTTAATTGGCCTTACTATATTGGATATAAGAAACTGCAAAAACCTTTCAAGTCTTCTGAATGGTTGTTATAGTTCAATGTCTCTAAAAAGTCTCAATTTATCTGGCTGCTCAAAACTTGTTAAACTGCCAGAGAATTTGGGGAATATCAAAACTCTGAAGAAGTTAGATGTGAGTGGAACTGCTATAACGGGGCTACCATTATCAATTGAGCATTTAATTGGCCTTACTAAATTGGATATAAGAGATTGCAAAAAC CTTTCAAGTCTTCCGAATGGTTGTTATAGTTCAATGTCTCTAAAAAGTCTCAATTTATCTGGCTGCTCAAAACTTGTTAAACTGCCAGAGAATTTGGGGAATATCAAAACTCTGAAGGAGTTAGATGTGAGTGGAACTGCTATAACGGGGCTACCATTATCAATTGAGCATTTAATTGGCCTTACTAAATTGGATATAAGAGATTGCAAAAACCTTTCAAGTCTTCCGAATGGTTGTTATAGTTTAATGTCTCTAAAAAGTCTCAATTTATCTGGCTGCTCAACACTTGTTAAACTGTCAGAGAATTTGGGGAATATCAAAACTCTGAAGGAGTTAGATGTGAGTGGAATTGCTATAACGGGGCTACCATTATCAATTGGGCATTTAATTGGCCTTACTAAATTGGATCTAAGAGACTGCAAAAACCTTTCAAGTCTTCCGAATAGTTGTTATAGTTTAATGTCTCTAAAAAGTCTCAATTTATCTGGCTGCTCAAAACTTGTTAAACTACCAGAGAATTTGGGGAATATCAAAACTCTGAAGGAGTTAGATGTGAGTGGAACTGCTATAACGGGGCTACCATTATCAATTGAGAATTTAATTGGCCTTACTAAATTGGATCTAAGAGACTGCAAAAACCTTTCAAGTCTTCCGAATAGTTGTTATAGTTCAATGTCTCTAAGAACTCTCAATTTATCTGGTTGCTCAAAACTTGATGAATTGCCAGAAAATTTGGGGAAAATTGAAAGTTTGGAGGAGTTAGACTTGGGTGGGACTGCTATAACGGGCCTTCCTTCATCTGTTGTTCActtaaaaaatctcaaagtAGTATCTCTCTGCGGATGCGTGGGGCTATCATCTAACAAGCTCACGAGGTTTTCTTTAATGCAACCTAGAAGAAGTCCAGATCCCATGAGCACGCTAGAGCGTTCTTTAATAGGTTTATGCTCTTTGACCAAACTTGATCTAAGTTATTGCAATGTTCAGACAATTCCTAAAGTTCTTGGGTGCTTGTCATCTTTAGAAAGTTTAAATCTAAGgggaaataattttgtttgccTTCCTGAAAGTATCGTTCAACTATCTAATCTGCGATGGCTTTATATGGGTGGTTGCACTCATCTTCGAATGTTGCCCAAGCTTCCATTAAATATTGAGTATATTGATGTAACAAAGTGTACCTCACTGGAAACATTATCATTAAGACCAGAAAACGATTTTCGGGGGGGACTTCGTCTTCTCAATTGCGACAAATTGATCAAGAATCAAGGCTACGGTGACCTAGTTTCAACAATGCTAAGACCTTATATCATTAATACCCAg GGTTACTGTGAGAAAGATATGGAAGACAGCTATGTCATGATTCCTGGGAGCGAAATTCCGAAATGGTTTAGCCACCAAAATGTGGGGGCTTTAGTGAGTCTGCAAGTGCCCTCAGATTTATTATGTAACAAATTTATAGGAATTGCTGTGTGCGCTGTTTTTGTATTCCGCCAGCATCATCCACTTCACCAACTTCATATTGACGATTTTGGACATATGATAGGTACGCATTATCTTAAAGTTTTCGTTGGTGGAATTGAACAAATGAGCCTTATTTTATCTGAGGAATTTGGTAAGATTGAATCGTATCAGCTTTGCCTGGTATATTTTCCCTCTACATACTTTGAACCGGACTGGGAAGAAATACTGAATGAAGTCGATGCTAACGGATTCAGCCAGATTGAAGTTAAATTTGAACCCAAAGGTCCAGGCTTGGAGGTTACAAAATGCGGGGCCCATTTGTATCTGGGCGAGACATTGAAGACCTAA
- the LOC126692737 gene encoding disease resistance protein RPV1-like isoform X3 produces the protein MAFLATENASSSSSSPIPPSSTPGCKYEYDVFLSFRGTDTRNNFTDHLYDRLKQEGIFTFRDDEGLEQGTEMNSGLLRAIDESKIAVVVLSKQYASSSWCLIELAKIVECMNKKKLTVLSVFHYVDPSDVRYQNGSFAEAFAKHENRFNDDDVKTWRAALTEVANLSGWHLKDNSESEVIKKIIQRISSELDHEVPFVSEHLVGMDSRVKEMLDLCFGERLNCVRLVGICGMGGIGKTALAREIYNRIFRNFEASSFIANVREESESQRLVSLQNNLLSKILMGTEKKISDVEEGKKILRNRLCNKKVLIVLDDVNDDKQLKALVGKDWFGLGSIIIVTSRDSHLLKTYWDGVIDIYIAKELNHDEAMELFSLKAFKKPHLEENYVDLSIYFVNYANGLPLALRVLGSSLFGKTLDVWRSARDKLEAKPNRDIMDVLELSVVGLDDTQRDLFLDIAFLFKDMANYRIRDTLESLGHYTYDIDVLQDKSLITITSNGALWMHDLLKEMGQDIVRRESLEEPGKRSRLWSYKDVLHVLTSNVGTKVVKGIMLNMPIEAVERLSAEAFTKMKNLRFLKIGYVHPSQDLIGGPIQLPQGLSYLSNELRIIDWCGYPLKSMPTSFQPNKLVELRMHNSEIKQLWKGIMILNELKLINLSDSQNLIEIPDLSGVPKLKQLIIQRCTRLYKIHASLGDLKRLIQLDLNGCKCLESLPHKINLEALETLILSGCSRLKKFPEVVGNMSCLSKLSLNGTAITGLPLSIEHLIGLTKLDIRDCKNLSSLPNGCYSSMSLKSLNLFGCSKLVKLPENLGNIETLVELDVSGTAITGLPLSIEHLIGLTILDIRDCKNLSSLPNGCYSSMSLKSLNLSGCSKLVKLPENLGNIKTLKELDVSGTAITGLPLSIEHLIGLTKLDIRDCKNLSSLPNGCYSLMSLKSLNLSGCSTLVKLSENLGNIKTLKELDVSGIAITGLPLSIGHLIGLTKLDLRDCKNLSSLPNSCYSLMSLKSLNLSGCSKLVKLPENLGNIKTLKELDVSGTAITGLPLSIENLIGLTKLDLRDCKNLSSLPNSCYSSMSLRTLNLSGCSKLDELPENLGKIESLEELDLGGTAITGLPSSVVHLKNLKVVSLCGCVGLSSNKLTRFSLMQPRRSPDPMSTLERSLIGLCSLTKLDLSYCNVQTIPKVLGCLSSLESLNLRGNNFVCLPESIVQLSNLRWLYMGGCTHLRMLPKLPLNIEYIDVTKCTSLETLSLRPENDFRGGLRLLNCDKLIKNQGYGDLVSTMLRPYIINTQGYCEKDMEDSYVMIPGSEIPKWFSHQNVGALVSLQVPSDLLCNKFIGIAVCAVFVFRQHHPLHQLHIDDFGHMIGTHYLKVFVGGIEQMSLILSEEFGKIESYQLCLVYFPSTYFEPDWEEILNEVDANGFSQIEVKFEPKGPGLEVTKCGAHLYLGETLKT, from the exons ATGGCTTTTCTGGCCACAGAAAAcgcctcctcctcctcctcctcaccTATTCCTCCTTCTTCTACCCCTGGATGCAAATACGAATACGACGTGTTTCTCAGTTTCAGAGGCACCGACACCCGCAACAATTTCACGGACCATCTTTACGATAGGTTGAAGCAAGAAGGCATATTCACATTTAGGGACGATGAGGGACTCGAGCAAGGAACAGAGATGAACTCAGGGCTCCTGAGAGCAATAGATGAATCGAAAATCGCTGTTGTCGTTCTATCCAAACAATACGCTTCGTCGAGTTGGTGTTTGATCGAACTAGCAAAGATCGTCGAGTGCATGAATAAGAAGAAGCTGACAGTCCTTTCTGTGTTCCACTATGTGGATCCTAGTGATGTCAGGTATCAGAATGGGTCTTTCGCGGAAGCTTTTGCAAAACATGAAAATCGATTCAACGATGATGATGTGAAGACTTGGAGAGCAGCCTTGACAGAAGTTGCCAATCTCTCTGGATGGCATCTAAAGGATAA TTCTGAATCAGaagttatcaaaaaaatcattcaaagaATAAGTAGTGAGTTGGATCATGAAGTCCCATTTGTTTCTGAGCACCTCGTTGGAATGGACTCCCGTGTGAAGGAAATGTTGGATTTATGCTTCGGTGAAAGGTTGAATTGTGTCCGCTTAGTTGGGATTTGTGGTATGGGTGGAATCGGTAAAACAGCTCTTGCCCGAGaaatttataatagaatttttcGTAATTTTGAAGCCAGTAGTTTTATTGCTAATGTTAGAGAAGAGTCTGAAAGTCAACGTCTAGTTTCTTTACAGAACAATCTTCTTTCTAAGATCCTCATgggaacagaaaaaaaaatttcagatgttgaggagggaaagaaaattctaagGAATAGACTCTGCAATAAGAAGGTTCTTattgttcttgatgatgtgAATGATGATAAACAACTAAAAGCATTAGTTGGGAAGGATTGGTTTGGTCTAGGGAGTATAATCATTGTAACAAGTAGAGATAGTCATTTGTTGAAAACCTATTGGGATGGggtgattgatatatatatagctaaGGAGCTGAATCATGATGAAGCAATGGAGCTTTTTAGTTTGAAGGCTTTTAAGAAACCTCATCTTGAAGAAAATTATGTGGATTTGTCTATATATTTTGTGAATTACGCTAACGGCCTTCCTTTAGCTCTTAGAGTTTTAGGTTCTTCATTATTTGGTAAAACACTTGATGTATGGAGAAGTGCTCGAGATAAATTAGAAGCAAAACCTAATAGAGACATTATGGATGTACTTGAATTGAGTGTTGTTGGGCTTGACGATACACAAAGAGATTTGTTTTTAGATATTGCATTTCTCTTTAAAGACATGGCCAACTATCGCATAAGAGATACTCTAGAAAGTTTAGGTCACTATACCTACGATATTGATGTTCTTCAGGACAAATCTCTTATAACCATTACTTCAAATGGAGCTCTTtggatgcatgatttgcttaaagaAATGGGTCAAGACATTGTTCGTCGTGAATCCCTTGAAGAGCCTGGTAAACGTAGTAGGTTATGGAGTTATAAGGATGTCCTACATGTGTTGACAAGTAATGTT GGAACAAAGGTAGTTAAAGGCATAATGCTAAACATGCCTATTGAAGCAGTGGAACGCTTGAGCGCTGAAGCCTTCACAAAGatgaaaaatttgagatttcttAAAATTGGTTATGTGCATCCTTCACAAGACCTCATTGGAGGTCCTATCCAACTTCCACAAGGTCTCAGTTATCTTTCTAACGAGTTACGCATAATAGATTGGTGTGGATATCCTTTAAAATCCATGCCAACCagttttcaaccaaacaaacttGTTGAACTAAGAATGCATAACAGTGAAATCAAACAACTATGGAAAGGAATTATG attttaaatgagttaaaaCTCATTAACCTCAGTGATTCTCAAAACTTGATTGAGATCCCGGACCTTAGTGGAGTCCCAAAGCTTAAGCAATTGATCATCCAACGTTGTACAAGACTCTATAAGATACATGCATCTCTTGGAGATCTCAAAAGGCTTATTCAATTGGATTTGAATGGTTGTAAATGTCTCGAAAGCCTTCCTCACAAGATCAACTTGGAAGCTCTTgaaactttaattctttctggTTGTTCAAGACTAAAGAAGTTTCCAGAGGTTGTGGGAAATATGTCATGTTTGTCAAAACTCTCTTTGAATGGGACTGCTATAACGGGGCTACCATTATCAATTGAGCATTTAATTGGCCTTACTAAATTGGATATAAGAGACTGCAAAAAC CTTTCAAGTCTTCCGAATGGTTGTTATAGTTCAATGTCTCTAAAAAGTCTCAATTTATTTGGTTGCTCAAAACTTGTTAAACTGCCAGAGAATTTGGGGAATATCGAAACTCTGGTGGAGTTAGACGTGAGTGGAACTGCTATAACGGGGCTACCATTATCAATTGAGCATTTAATTGGCCTTACTATATTGGATATAAGAGACTGCAAAAACCTTTCAAGTCTTCCGAATGGTTGTTATAGTTCAATGTCTCTAAAAAGTCTCAATTTATCTGGCTGCTCAAAACTTGTTAAACTGCCAGAGAATTTGGGGAATATCAAAACTCTGAAGGAGTTAGATGTGAGTGGAACTGCTATAACGGGGCTACCATTATCAATTGAGCATTTAATTGGCCTTACTAAATTGGATATAAGAGATTGCAAAAACCTTTCAAGTCTTCCGAATGGTTGTTATAGTTTAATGTCTCTAAAAAGTCTCAATTTATCTGGCTGCTCAACACTTGTTAAACTGTCAGAGAATTTGGGGAATATCAAAACTCTGAAGGAGTTAGATGTGAGTGGAATTGCTATAACGGGGCTACCATTATCAATTGGGCATTTAATTGGCCTTACTAAATTGGATCTAAGAGACTGCAAAAACCTTTCAAGTCTTCCGAATAGTTGTTATAGTTTAATGTCTCTAAAAAGTCTCAATTTATCTGGCTGCTCAAAACTTGTTAAACTACCAGAGAATTTGGGGAATATCAAAACTCTGAAGGAGTTAGATGTGAGTGGAACTGCTATAACGGGGCTACCATTATCAATTGAGAATTTAATTGGCCTTACTAAATTGGATCTAAGAGACTGCAAAAACCTTTCAAGTCTTCCGAATAGTTGTTATAGTTCAATGTCTCTAAGAACTCTCAATTTATCTGGTTGCTCAAAACTTGATGAATTGCCAGAAAATTTGGGGAAAATTGAAAGTTTGGAGGAGTTAGACTTGGGTGGGACTGCTATAACGGGCCTTCCTTCATCTGTTGTTCActtaaaaaatctcaaagtAGTATCTCTCTGCGGATGCGTGGGGCTATCATCTAACAAGCTCACGAGGTTTTCTTTAATGCAACCTAGAAGAAGTCCAGATCCCATGAGCACGCTAGAGCGTTCTTTAATAGGTTTATGCTCTTTGACCAAACTTGATCTAAGTTATTGCAATGTTCAGACAATTCCTAAAGTTCTTGGGTGCTTGTCATCTTTAGAAAGTTTAAATCTAAGgggaaataattttgtttgccTTCCTGAAAGTATCGTTCAACTATCTAATCTGCGATGGCTTTATATGGGTGGTTGCACTCATCTTCGAATGTTGCCCAAGCTTCCATTAAATATTGAGTATATTGATGTAACAAAGTGTACCTCACTGGAAACATTATCATTAAGACCAGAAAACGATTTTCGGGGGGGACTTCGTCTTCTCAATTGCGACAAATTGATCAAGAATCAAGGCTACGGTGACCTAGTTTCAACAATGCTAAGACCTTATATCATTAATACCCAg GGTTACTGTGAGAAAGATATGGAAGACAGCTATGTCATGATTCCTGGGAGCGAAATTCCGAAATGGTTTAGCCACCAAAATGTGGGGGCTTTAGTGAGTCTGCAAGTGCCCTCAGATTTATTATGTAACAAATTTATAGGAATTGCTGTGTGCGCTGTTTTTGTATTCCGCCAGCATCATCCACTTCACCAACTTCATATTGACGATTTTGGACATATGATAGGTACGCATTATCTTAAAGTTTTCGTTGGTGGAATTGAACAAATGAGCCTTATTTTATCTGAGGAATTTGGTAAGATTGAATCGTATCAGCTTTGCCTGGTATATTTTCCCTCTACATACTTTGAACCGGACTGGGAAGAAATACTGAATGAAGTCGATGCTAACGGATTCAGCCAGATTGAAGTTAAATTTGAACCCAAAGGTCCAGGCTTGGAGGTTACAAAATGCGGGGCCCATTTGTATCTGGGCGAGACATTGAAGACCTAA